A window of the Acanthochromis polyacanthus isolate Apoly-LR-REF ecotype Palm Island chromosome 10, KAUST_Apoly_ChrSc, whole genome shotgun sequence genome harbors these coding sequences:
- the frmpd1b gene encoding FERM and PDZ domain-containing protein 1 isoform X2, translating into MEEKERCRSRSPARRASRVQQVVGTIIRRTRESLSRERLLGDGRSQRSNSLSNQNFQAKLTLQITRDPVLDSSTGHGFTLTTNAPLLVRDVAPGSPADGILYPGDQVLQINDAVLEDLSAEQVENVLRDLEDCINVTILRHMTNPKSSIMSAEKRARLRSNPVKVRFAEEVVVNGHTQGNSLLFLPNVLKVYLENGQTKAFKFDNTTTVKDIVLTLKDKLSIRAIEYFALVLEQQYSITKLLLLHEDEFIQKVVQKKDSHDYRCLFRVCFIPRDPVDLLQDDPSAFEYLFLQSVGDVLQERFAVEMKCNTALRLAALHMHERLDSCGQTRTSIKSITKEFGLDSFISPTLLSNMREKDLRKAISYHLKKIQSLLEPRQKVISASQARLAYLTQLGELISYGGRSYTATMMLQDREVLVSLLVGAKYGMSQVINHKLNVISTLVEFSNISRVELLSESDKVSLLRISLHDMKPFALLMDSLAAKDLGCLLGGYCKLLVDPNVNVFRLGRPKVRVHRIPAEEGYVSRCCSDSDDSTDEDDPMDSQNYKRPDPASQDWEERRREEEEKRREEERKEREEHKGKQEVKIIVTTEGKENESEEEGGATGCGLRKFSVMDEEMNLETTWYHTDPRVTSSFSSLSSGSLSAALEESSAAAKASSRLDALRGPRTAEDLPSLDVHHPYLLEPKRHQGPLRPTNLNYRGNDNSCLCFADLSKADFLPSPPEATSDDDDDDDDEEEEDLGLAGLRRISKIPSSRDLRMIDSMPFQRSPIKKKKKIPPKVPVRTSSIPGNKAGQSEHRLSKDEESLFLTPSPNPKPALLVKDNVSESEDEFFDAQERFTPPVPDLSDAELADRRNANRLSGTWNGLPSMPRKEPSSPLASKAQSSKIKKGTEAPKGQLNQHVRQQHSSPKPSPKPEVKVKPPLAPKPQLPPKPQIIPPKSPQHGRSYAQCNGDASGRLSSELLEMEPDTMEFKSVTSGGLPPSSLITAVRCSKQPLPITTTQAEEKTERQENSPKLKKSLPPENEVHVVSKDKTYIPNEKETPTVEGKNNVNDLLTKKPSQPLIPRSNSGTKLAIPPPVPPKPTSPTNLHPLSLPASSPVSPTDPSKGIFKDTVSPPNGIHPWSSRNGSIQSGPRRVSLSHESLSPKNTDAPLTLTTSLTSTTSKGVGGLEGREPGRSGSGSDLRTSSSSLGGRLPASALRGKIQALPWYMTRSQEILGTLDYPSTSSINGDTSGFGSGLSVASGLSDLNKTPVKDKETMISNSGSKGNILEDGAEVVIATIKEAQEVTSHMKKADGTNGSHPNLSFRENSALSGSVSSEQPQSRPHSAVGLGGVTDMQIGGDSPTSSLADSTPPQQHREACGCRTVYANCFSGDTEDGVSFDEELTVYEFSRRIRPKPAKPAPVPSPTTPSPKPNILSLLRDNPRPLSTFSTASSELSPLVSCPVSPTTSLGGPLRSLTNKNYGGLKGGFASLRQDIDQLLLVLERGPLDQPQQTPSQDLKQDGTGLKGEPDLNHNGTDDSTTPAPGLNCMGTSPATMTEAERSLLQAEARRLASGCQRATRVGWAPDEALRSLSNSFSALVQLAAACLRTNPCPGCDICHKASLLNRDEDDDSQEAMDKLREIVGLYREFVVAVEAAGTGGGFGSKNAGLSGSGQGQGEGDGVRVLAKRCTVLISSVFALTQLFRTRTLDPSDTPGRVPLNF; encoded by the exons atggaggagaaggagcGATGTAGGAGCAGGTCTCCGGCTCGGAGGGCCAGTCGGGTGCAGCAGGTGGTGGGAACAATAATACGACGCACCCGAGAGTCCCTCAGCAG AGAGCGGTTGCTAGGCGATGGGAGGTCGCAGCGCTCCAACAGTCTGTCCAATCAGAACTTCCAGGCCAAGCTGACGCTGCAAATCACCAGGGACCCGGTCCTGGACAGCAGCACCGGACATGGCTTCACCCTCACTACAAACGCACCCCTGCTGGTCAGGGACGTCGCTCCAG GGAGTCCTGCAGATGGGATACTGTACCCAGGGGACCAGGTGCTGCAGATTAATGATGCAGTGCTGGAGGATTTGAGTGCAGAGCAGGTGGAAAACGTCTTAAG GGACTTGGAGGATTGTATCAATGTGACTATCCTTCGACACATGACG AATCCCAAGTCATCCATTATGTCCGCAGAGAAGAGAGCTCGTCTGAGGAGTAATCCAGTTAAAGTGCGCTTTGCAGAAGAGGTGGTGGTCAATGGGCACACTCAG GGAAACTCTCTTCTCTTCCTGCCCAATGTCCTCAAAGTCTATTTAGAGAACGGACAAACCAAGGCTTTCAAGTTCGACAACACTACTACTGTCAAG GACATTGTTCTGACTCTGAAGGATAAACTGTCCATCCGGGCCATTGAGTACTTTGCCCTGGTGCTAGAGCAACAGTACAGCATCACTAAACTACTGCTCCTGCATGAAGATGAGTTCATACAGAAG GTGGTGCAGAAAAAAGACTCCCATGATTACAGGTGTCTGTTCAGGGTTTGTTTCATCCCCAGAGACCCTGTGGACCTGCTGCAGGACGACCCCTCTGCCTTTGAGTACCTCTTTTTACAG AGTGTTGGAGACGTGCTGCAGGAGCGTTTCGCAGTAGAGATGAAGTGTAACACTGCACTCCGCCTGGCTGCCCTGCACATGCACGAGAGACTAGATAGCTGTGGACAGACCAGAACCTCTATCAAGAGCATTAC AAAGGAGTTTGGTCTGGACAGCTTCATCTCTCCCACTCTGCTGAGCAACATGAGGGAGAAAGACCTGAGGAAAGCCATCAGCTACCACCTCAAAAAGATCCAGTCCCTGCTCGAGCCACGCCAGAAG GTAATATCTGCCTCTCAGGCTCGGTTGGCCTACCTCACTCAGCTGGGAGAGCTCATCTCTTATGGGGGTCGCTCCTACACAGCTACAATGATG CTTCAGGACAGGGAAGTGCTGGTCAGCCTGCTTGTGGGAGCCAAGTATGGGATGAGCCAGGTCATAAACCACAAGCTCAATGTGATCTCTACACTGGTCGAGTTCAGCAACATCAGCCGAGTGGAGCTGCTATCGGAATCAGATAAAGTCAGCCTGCTGCGCATCTCACTGCATGACATGAAG CCATTTGCCTTACTGATGGACTCTCTGGCAGCCAAAGACTTAGGGTGTCTGCTGGGAGGCTACTGCAAACTCCTGGTGGATCCCAATGTTAATGTCTTCCGTCTGGGGCGCCCAAAAGTGAGGGTGCACCGGATCCCTGCTGAAGAAG GTTATGTGTCTCGCTGCTGCAGTGACTCAGACGACTCAACAGATGAGGATGACCCGATGGATTCTCAGAATTACAAACGTCCAGATCCAGCAAGTCAAGACTgggaggaaaggaggagagaggaggaagaaaaaaggagagaagaagagagaaaagagagggaggagcACAAaggcaaacaggaagtgaagatAATAGTGACAACAGAAGGTAAGGAAAATGAGAGTGAAGAGGAAGGAGGTGCAACAGGATGTGGCCTGCGTAAATTCAGTGTTATGGATGAAGAAATGAACTTGGAGACCACCTGGTACCACACTGACCCACGGGTCAccagcagcttctccagctTGTCCAGTGGTTCCCTGAGCGCTGCTCTGGAGGAGAGCAGTGCTGCCGCCAAAGCCTCATCTCGCCTGGATGCTCTTCGTGGACCACGCACAGCCGAGGATCTTCCAAGCTTGGATGTTCACCACCCCTACCTCCTGGAGCCGAAACGGCACCAAGGGCCCCTGCGACCCACCAATCTCAATTACCGCGGCAATGACAactcttgtctttgttttgctgATCTCTCCAAGGCTGATTTCCTACCTAGCCCTCCTGAGGCTActagtgatgatgatgatgatgacgacgatgaagaggaggaagaccTTGGACTAGCTGGACTTAGACGCATTTCTAAGATTCCTAGTTCAAGAGACTTGAGAATGATAGATAGCATGCCCTTTCAAAGATCACCtatcaaaaaaaagaaaaagatcccTCCCAAAGTCCCAGTAAGGACAAGTTCAATTCCTGGAAACAAGGCAGGACAGTCAGAGCACCGTCTGTCTAAGGATGAAGAGAGTCTATTTTTGACACCTTCACCGAACCCCAAACCAGCTCTTTTGGTCAAAGACAACGTCTCAGAGTCTGAGGACGAGTTTTTTGACGCACAGGAGAGATTTACTCCACCAGTCCCTGATCTATCAG ACGCTGAGCTGGCTGATCGGCGAAATGCTAATCGTTTAAGTGGAACCTGGAATGGTCTTCCATCTATGCCAAGGAAAGAACCGTCATCACCCCTTGCCAGTAAAGCCCAGTCCAGTAAAATTAAGAAGGGAACAGAAGCACCGAAAGGCCAGTTAAATCAACATGTCAGACAGCAACACAGTTCTCCAAAGCCATCCCCGAAACCTGAAGTTAAAGTCAAACCACCATTGGCACCAAAGCCTCAGTTGCCTCCCAAACCTCAGATCATTCCTCCCAAGTCCCCACAGCATGGCAGATCATACGCCCAATGCAATGGGGATGCCTCTGGACGTTTGTCTTCTGAACTCCTGGAAATGGAACCAGACACCATGGAGTTTAAGTCTGTCACATCGGGCGGATTGCCTCCCTCGTCTCTGATCACTGCAGTGCGGTGCAGCAAGCAGCCACTTCCTATCACAACTACACAagctgaggaaaagacagaaaggcaggaaaacagcccaaaactgaaaaagagtCTGCCACCTGAAAATGAAGTACATGTTGTTTCCAAAGACAAAACATACATTCCTAATGAAAAGGAAACTCCTACAGTTGAGGGCAAAAACAATGTGAATGACTTACTAACAAAAAAGCCAAGCCAACCCCTTATCCCTCGCTCAAATTCAGGTACCAAGCTAGCTATTCCCCCTCCAGTGCCCCCCAAACCCACTTCTCCCACCAATCTTCACCCGTTATCACTACCTGCTAGCTCTCCTGTCTCCCCTACTGATCCAAGCAAAGGGATTTTTAAGGACACTGTCAGTCCACCGAATGGAATCCATCCTTGGAGCAGCCGCAATGGCAGCATCCAGTCAGGACCTAGGAGGGTTTCTCTGAGCCATGAGAGCCTGTCACCTAAAAATACAGATGCACCGCTCACTCTTACCACCTCGCTCACCTCAACCACCTCTAAAGGTGTCGGGGGTCTAGAAGGCAGGGAGCCTGGAAGATCTGGTTCAGGATCTGATCTGAGAACCAGCTCATCCAGCCTGGGAGGCAGACTACCAGCATCTGCACTAAGAGGGAAGATTCAGGCTCTGCCTTGGTACATGACCAGGTCCCAGGAGATTCTAGGAACTCTAGACTATCCCTCCACTAGCTCCATCAATGGGGACACATCTGGATTTGGCTCTGGTTTGTCTGTAGCCAGCGGTTTATCGGACTTAAACAAAACACCTGTCAAGGACAAAGAGACAATGATCTCAAATTCAGGAAGCAAAGGTAACATTTTAGAGGATGGAGCCGAGGTTGTCATAGCAACTATCAAAGAGGCCCAGGAAGTGACATCACACATGAAGAAGGCCGATGGTACAAATGGCTCACACCCTAATCTCAGTTTTAGAGAAAACAGTGCACTCAGTGGCAGTGTGTCATCAGAACAGCCTCAGTCACGGCCTCATTCAGCAGTGGGGTTGGGAGGTGTGACTGACATGCAAATTGGGGGTGACTCACCAACCTCTTCACTGGCTGACAGTACTCCTCCACAGCAACACCGGGAAGCTTGTGGCTGCCGCACTGTTTACGCCAATTGTTTCAGTGGCGACACAGAGGATGGTGTTAGCTTTGACGAGGAGCTCACTGTTTACGAGTTTTCCCGCCGAATACGTCCCAAACCTGCCAAACCTGCACCCGTCCCTTCACCAACAACACCATCACCGAAACCCAACATTCTGTCCCTGCTGCGGGACAACCCTCGCCCACTGTCTACTTTCTCCACTGCCTCCTCTGAACTCAGTCCTCTAGTTTCATGTCCAGTTTCACCCACAACTTCCCTTGGTGGTCCTCTTCGTTCTCTTACTAACAAGAATTATGGTGGGCTGAAAGGGGGATTTGCTTCTTTACGACAAGATATAGATCAACTTCTTCTGGTCTTAGAGAGGGGACCACTTGACCAACCACAACAAACACCATCGCAAGATTTGAAGCAGGATGGCACAGGCTTAAAAGGAGAGCCTGACCTAAATCACAATGGAACTGATGACAGTACTACCCCAGCACCAGGCTTAAATTGTATGGGGACAAGCCCTGCCACCATGACAGAGGCTGAAAGGAGTCTTCTCCAAGCAGAGGCTCGACGGTTGGCATCTGGATGTCAGCGGGCCACACGTGTAGGCTGGGCGCCGGATGAAGCCCTACGTTCTTTATCAAACAGCTTCAGCGCCTTGGTTCAGTTGGCAGCAGCCTGCTTGCGAACAAACCCCTGCCCTGGTTGTGACATCTGCCATAAAGCGAGCCTGCTCAACAGGGACGAGGATGATGACAGCCAGGAAGCCATGGACAAGCTAAGAGAGATAGTGGGTCTGTACCGGGAGTTTGTGGTGGCTGTTGAGGCAGCTGGAACTGGTGGTGGATTCGGGAGTAAAAATGCAGGCCTCAGTGGGTCTGGACAGGGTCAGGGGGAGGGTGACGGGGTGAGGGTACTAGCCAAACGCTGCACTGTGCTCATCTCCTCTGTATTCGCACTTACACAGCTCTTCCGGACACGCACACTAGATCCCTCGGACACGCCTGGCCGCGTACCTCTCAACTTTTGA
- the frmpd1b gene encoding FERM and PDZ domain-containing protein 1 isoform X1, translating to MEEKERCRSRSPARRASRVQQVVGTIIRRTRESLSRERLLGDGRSQRSNSLSNQNFQAKLTLQITRDPVLDSSTGHGFTLTTNAPLLVRDVAPGSPADGILYPGDQVLQINDAVLEDLSAEQVENVLRDLEDCINVTILRHMTNPKSSIMSAEKRARLRSNPVKVRFAEEVVVNGHTQGNSLLFLPNVLKVYLENGQTKAFKFDNTTTVKDIVLTLKDKLSIRAIEYFALVLEQQYSITKLLLLHEDEFIQKVVQKKDSHDYRCLFRVCFIPRDPVDLLQDDPSAFEYLFLQSVGDVLQERFAVEMKCNTALRLAALHMHERLDSCGQTRTSIKSITKEFGLDSFISPTLLSNMREKDLRKAISYHLKKIQSLLEPRQKVISASQARLAYLTQLGELISYGGRSYTATMMLQDREVLVSLLVGAKYGMSQVINHKLNVISTLVEFSNISRVELLSESDKVSLLRISLHDMKPFALLMDSLAAKDLGCLLGGYCKLLVDPNVNVFRLGRPKVRVHRIPAEEGVCGRFAVIEGVCYESLSSYVSRCCSDSDDSTDEDDPMDSQNYKRPDPASQDWEERRREEEEKRREEERKEREEHKGKQEVKIIVTTEGKENESEEEGGATGCGLRKFSVMDEEMNLETTWYHTDPRVTSSFSSLSSGSLSAALEESSAAAKASSRLDALRGPRTAEDLPSLDVHHPYLLEPKRHQGPLRPTNLNYRGNDNSCLCFADLSKADFLPSPPEATSDDDDDDDDEEEEDLGLAGLRRISKIPSSRDLRMIDSMPFQRSPIKKKKKIPPKVPVRTSSIPGNKAGQSEHRLSKDEESLFLTPSPNPKPALLVKDNVSESEDEFFDAQERFTPPVPDLSDAELADRRNANRLSGTWNGLPSMPRKEPSSPLASKAQSSKIKKGTEAPKGQLNQHVRQQHSSPKPSPKPEVKVKPPLAPKPQLPPKPQIIPPKSPQHGRSYAQCNGDASGRLSSELLEMEPDTMEFKSVTSGGLPPSSLITAVRCSKQPLPITTTQAEEKTERQENSPKLKKSLPPENEVHVVSKDKTYIPNEKETPTVEGKNNVNDLLTKKPSQPLIPRSNSGTKLAIPPPVPPKPTSPTNLHPLSLPASSPVSPTDPSKGIFKDTVSPPNGIHPWSSRNGSIQSGPRRVSLSHESLSPKNTDAPLTLTTSLTSTTSKGVGGLEGREPGRSGSGSDLRTSSSSLGGRLPASALRGKIQALPWYMTRSQEILGTLDYPSTSSINGDTSGFGSGLSVASGLSDLNKTPVKDKETMISNSGSKGNILEDGAEVVIATIKEAQEVTSHMKKADGTNGSHPNLSFRENSALSGSVSSEQPQSRPHSAVGLGGVTDMQIGGDSPTSSLADSTPPQQHREACGCRTVYANCFSGDTEDGVSFDEELTVYEFSRRIRPKPAKPAPVPSPTTPSPKPNILSLLRDNPRPLSTFSTASSELSPLVSCPVSPTTSLGGPLRSLTNKNYGGLKGGFASLRQDIDQLLLVLERGPLDQPQQTPSQDLKQDGTGLKGEPDLNHNGTDDSTTPAPGLNCMGTSPATMTEAERSLLQAEARRLASGCQRATRVGWAPDEALRSLSNSFSALVQLAAACLRTNPCPGCDICHKASLLNRDEDDDSQEAMDKLREIVGLYREFVVAVEAAGTGGGFGSKNAGLSGSGQGQGEGDGVRVLAKRCTVLISSVFALTQLFRTRTLDPSDTPGRVPLNF from the exons atggaggagaaggagcGATGTAGGAGCAGGTCTCCGGCTCGGAGGGCCAGTCGGGTGCAGCAGGTGGTGGGAACAATAATACGACGCACCCGAGAGTCCCTCAGCAG AGAGCGGTTGCTAGGCGATGGGAGGTCGCAGCGCTCCAACAGTCTGTCCAATCAGAACTTCCAGGCCAAGCTGACGCTGCAAATCACCAGGGACCCGGTCCTGGACAGCAGCACCGGACATGGCTTCACCCTCACTACAAACGCACCCCTGCTGGTCAGGGACGTCGCTCCAG GGAGTCCTGCAGATGGGATACTGTACCCAGGGGACCAGGTGCTGCAGATTAATGATGCAGTGCTGGAGGATTTGAGTGCAGAGCAGGTGGAAAACGTCTTAAG GGACTTGGAGGATTGTATCAATGTGACTATCCTTCGACACATGACG AATCCCAAGTCATCCATTATGTCCGCAGAGAAGAGAGCTCGTCTGAGGAGTAATCCAGTTAAAGTGCGCTTTGCAGAAGAGGTGGTGGTCAATGGGCACACTCAG GGAAACTCTCTTCTCTTCCTGCCCAATGTCCTCAAAGTCTATTTAGAGAACGGACAAACCAAGGCTTTCAAGTTCGACAACACTACTACTGTCAAG GACATTGTTCTGACTCTGAAGGATAAACTGTCCATCCGGGCCATTGAGTACTTTGCCCTGGTGCTAGAGCAACAGTACAGCATCACTAAACTACTGCTCCTGCATGAAGATGAGTTCATACAGAAG GTGGTGCAGAAAAAAGACTCCCATGATTACAGGTGTCTGTTCAGGGTTTGTTTCATCCCCAGAGACCCTGTGGACCTGCTGCAGGACGACCCCTCTGCCTTTGAGTACCTCTTTTTACAG AGTGTTGGAGACGTGCTGCAGGAGCGTTTCGCAGTAGAGATGAAGTGTAACACTGCACTCCGCCTGGCTGCCCTGCACATGCACGAGAGACTAGATAGCTGTGGACAGACCAGAACCTCTATCAAGAGCATTAC AAAGGAGTTTGGTCTGGACAGCTTCATCTCTCCCACTCTGCTGAGCAACATGAGGGAGAAAGACCTGAGGAAAGCCATCAGCTACCACCTCAAAAAGATCCAGTCCCTGCTCGAGCCACGCCAGAAG GTAATATCTGCCTCTCAGGCTCGGTTGGCCTACCTCACTCAGCTGGGAGAGCTCATCTCTTATGGGGGTCGCTCCTACACAGCTACAATGATG CTTCAGGACAGGGAAGTGCTGGTCAGCCTGCTTGTGGGAGCCAAGTATGGGATGAGCCAGGTCATAAACCACAAGCTCAATGTGATCTCTACACTGGTCGAGTTCAGCAACATCAGCCGAGTGGAGCTGCTATCGGAATCAGATAAAGTCAGCCTGCTGCGCATCTCACTGCATGACATGAAG CCATTTGCCTTACTGATGGACTCTCTGGCAGCCAAAGACTTAGGGTGTCTGCTGGGAGGCTACTGCAAACTCCTGGTGGATCCCAATGTTAATGTCTTCCGTCTGGGGCGCCCAAAAGTGAGGGTGCACCGGATCCCTGCTGAAGAAGGTGTGTGTGGGAGGTTCGCCGTAATAGAAGGCGTGTGCTATGAATCCCTATCAA GTTATGTGTCTCGCTGCTGCAGTGACTCAGACGACTCAACAGATGAGGATGACCCGATGGATTCTCAGAATTACAAACGTCCAGATCCAGCAAGTCAAGACTgggaggaaaggaggagagaggaggaagaaaaaaggagagaagaagagagaaaagagagggaggagcACAAaggcaaacaggaagtgaagatAATAGTGACAACAGAAGGTAAGGAAAATGAGAGTGAAGAGGAAGGAGGTGCAACAGGATGTGGCCTGCGTAAATTCAGTGTTATGGATGAAGAAATGAACTTGGAGACCACCTGGTACCACACTGACCCACGGGTCAccagcagcttctccagctTGTCCAGTGGTTCCCTGAGCGCTGCTCTGGAGGAGAGCAGTGCTGCCGCCAAAGCCTCATCTCGCCTGGATGCTCTTCGTGGACCACGCACAGCCGAGGATCTTCCAAGCTTGGATGTTCACCACCCCTACCTCCTGGAGCCGAAACGGCACCAAGGGCCCCTGCGACCCACCAATCTCAATTACCGCGGCAATGACAactcttgtctttgttttgctgATCTCTCCAAGGCTGATTTCCTACCTAGCCCTCCTGAGGCTActagtgatgatgatgatgatgacgacgatgaagaggaggaagaccTTGGACTAGCTGGACTTAGACGCATTTCTAAGATTCCTAGTTCAAGAGACTTGAGAATGATAGATAGCATGCCCTTTCAAAGATCACCtatcaaaaaaaagaaaaagatcccTCCCAAAGTCCCAGTAAGGACAAGTTCAATTCCTGGAAACAAGGCAGGACAGTCAGAGCACCGTCTGTCTAAGGATGAAGAGAGTCTATTTTTGACACCTTCACCGAACCCCAAACCAGCTCTTTTGGTCAAAGACAACGTCTCAGAGTCTGAGGACGAGTTTTTTGACGCACAGGAGAGATTTACTCCACCAGTCCCTGATCTATCAG ACGCTGAGCTGGCTGATCGGCGAAATGCTAATCGTTTAAGTGGAACCTGGAATGGTCTTCCATCTATGCCAAGGAAAGAACCGTCATCACCCCTTGCCAGTAAAGCCCAGTCCAGTAAAATTAAGAAGGGAACAGAAGCACCGAAAGGCCAGTTAAATCAACATGTCAGACAGCAACACAGTTCTCCAAAGCCATCCCCGAAACCTGAAGTTAAAGTCAAACCACCATTGGCACCAAAGCCTCAGTTGCCTCCCAAACCTCAGATCATTCCTCCCAAGTCCCCACAGCATGGCAGATCATACGCCCAATGCAATGGGGATGCCTCTGGACGTTTGTCTTCTGAACTCCTGGAAATGGAACCAGACACCATGGAGTTTAAGTCTGTCACATCGGGCGGATTGCCTCCCTCGTCTCTGATCACTGCAGTGCGGTGCAGCAAGCAGCCACTTCCTATCACAACTACACAagctgaggaaaagacagaaaggcaggaaaacagcccaaaactgaaaaagagtCTGCCACCTGAAAATGAAGTACATGTTGTTTCCAAAGACAAAACATACATTCCTAATGAAAAGGAAACTCCTACAGTTGAGGGCAAAAACAATGTGAATGACTTACTAACAAAAAAGCCAAGCCAACCCCTTATCCCTCGCTCAAATTCAGGTACCAAGCTAGCTATTCCCCCTCCAGTGCCCCCCAAACCCACTTCTCCCACCAATCTTCACCCGTTATCACTACCTGCTAGCTCTCCTGTCTCCCCTACTGATCCAAGCAAAGGGATTTTTAAGGACACTGTCAGTCCACCGAATGGAATCCATCCTTGGAGCAGCCGCAATGGCAGCATCCAGTCAGGACCTAGGAGGGTTTCTCTGAGCCATGAGAGCCTGTCACCTAAAAATACAGATGCACCGCTCACTCTTACCACCTCGCTCACCTCAACCACCTCTAAAGGTGTCGGGGGTCTAGAAGGCAGGGAGCCTGGAAGATCTGGTTCAGGATCTGATCTGAGAACCAGCTCATCCAGCCTGGGAGGCAGACTACCAGCATCTGCACTAAGAGGGAAGATTCAGGCTCTGCCTTGGTACATGACCAGGTCCCAGGAGATTCTAGGAACTCTAGACTATCCCTCCACTAGCTCCATCAATGGGGACACATCTGGATTTGGCTCTGGTTTGTCTGTAGCCAGCGGTTTATCGGACTTAAACAAAACACCTGTCAAGGACAAAGAGACAATGATCTCAAATTCAGGAAGCAAAGGTAACATTTTAGAGGATGGAGCCGAGGTTGTCATAGCAACTATCAAAGAGGCCCAGGAAGTGACATCACACATGAAGAAGGCCGATGGTACAAATGGCTCACACCCTAATCTCAGTTTTAGAGAAAACAGTGCACTCAGTGGCAGTGTGTCATCAGAACAGCCTCAGTCACGGCCTCATTCAGCAGTGGGGTTGGGAGGTGTGACTGACATGCAAATTGGGGGTGACTCACCAACCTCTTCACTGGCTGACAGTACTCCTCCACAGCAACACCGGGAAGCTTGTGGCTGCCGCACTGTTTACGCCAATTGTTTCAGTGGCGACACAGAGGATGGTGTTAGCTTTGACGAGGAGCTCACTGTTTACGAGTTTTCCCGCCGAATACGTCCCAAACCTGCCAAACCTGCACCCGTCCCTTCACCAACAACACCATCACCGAAACCCAACATTCTGTCCCTGCTGCGGGACAACCCTCGCCCACTGTCTACTTTCTCCACTGCCTCCTCTGAACTCAGTCCTCTAGTTTCATGTCCAGTTTCACCCACAACTTCCCTTGGTGGTCCTCTTCGTTCTCTTACTAACAAGAATTATGGTGGGCTGAAAGGGGGATTTGCTTCTTTACGACAAGATATAGATCAACTTCTTCTGGTCTTAGAGAGGGGACCACTTGACCAACCACAACAAACACCATCGCAAGATTTGAAGCAGGATGGCACAGGCTTAAAAGGAGAGCCTGACCTAAATCACAATGGAACTGATGACAGTACTACCCCAGCACCAGGCTTAAATTGTATGGGGACAAGCCCTGCCACCATGACAGAGGCTGAAAGGAGTCTTCTCCAAGCAGAGGCTCGACGGTTGGCATCTGGATGTCAGCGGGCCACACGTGTAGGCTGGGCGCCGGATGAAGCCCTACGTTCTTTATCAAACAGCTTCAGCGCCTTGGTTCAGTTGGCAGCAGCCTGCTTGCGAACAAACCCCTGCCCTGGTTGTGACATCTGCCATAAAGCGAGCCTGCTCAACAGGGACGAGGATGATGACAGCCAGGAAGCCATGGACAAGCTAAGAGAGATAGTGGGTCTGTACCGGGAGTTTGTGGTGGCTGTTGAGGCAGCTGGAACTGGTGGTGGATTCGGGAGTAAAAATGCAGGCCTCAGTGGGTCTGGACAGGGTCAGGGGGAGGGTGACGGGGTGAGGGTACTAGCCAAACGCTGCACTGTGCTCATCTCCTCTGTATTCGCACTTACACAGCTCTTCCGGACACGCACACTAGATCCCTCGGACACGCCTGGCCGCGTACCTCTCAACTTTTGA